One stretch of Muribaculum intestinale DNA includes these proteins:
- the nadA gene encoding quinolinate synthase NadA, producing the protein MNIEKGYVDAPVEPGTDLVAEIKRLKKEKNAVILAHYYQKGEIQDLADYIGDSLALAQIASRLDEPVIVLCGVNFMGETAKMLCPDKKVLIPDLSAGCSLADSCKADEFKEFIESNPGHTVISYVNTSAAVKSLTDIVVTSSNARQIVESLPEDTPIIFGPDRNLGNYINSITGRSMKLWNGACHVHEQFSVEKLVELKKEYPKAKVLAHPECPRQLIILADHVGSTAALLKYAVESDETEFIVATESGILHEMRKRCPDKTFIPAAPNDSTCACNDCGYMKLNTLEKLYNCLRYEQPEVNVDADTAARGRKPIERMLEISAKLGL; encoded by the coding sequence ATGAATATAGAAAAAGGCTATGTCGATGCTCCAGTAGAGCCTGGTACCGACCTTGTAGCAGAGATAAAAAGACTCAAGAAAGAGAAGAACGCAGTGATTCTGGCCCACTACTATCAGAAGGGTGAAATACAGGATCTCGCCGACTATATAGGTGACTCTCTGGCTTTGGCTCAGATTGCCTCGCGTCTCGACGAGCCTGTGATAGTACTGTGTGGAGTAAATTTCATGGGCGAAACGGCCAAGATGCTTTGTCCCGACAAGAAGGTGCTTATACCCGACCTGTCGGCAGGATGCTCGCTGGCCGACAGCTGCAAGGCCGATGAATTCAAGGAGTTCATAGAATCCAATCCCGGGCATACGGTAATAAGCTATGTCAACACTTCGGCTGCTGTGAAAAGCCTTACTGATATAGTGGTGACATCATCCAATGCGCGGCAGATTGTAGAGAGTCTTCCTGAAGACACCCCTATCATCTTTGGTCCAGACCGCAACCTCGGCAATTATATCAATTCCATAACCGGACGCTCTATGAAACTGTGGAACGGCGCATGCCATGTTCACGAGCAGTTTTCTGTAGAGAAACTTGTGGAGCTGAAAAAAGAGTATCCAAAGGCTAAGGTGCTTGCTCATCCAGAGTGTCCACGCCAGCTTATAATTCTTGCCGACCATGTAGGATCTACTGCGGCACTTCTTAAATATGCCGTAGAGTCAGATGAAACGGAATTTATAGTAGCCACAGAGAGCGGCATACTCCATGAGATGCGCAAGCGTTGTCCGGATAAGACATTTATCCCTGCCGCTCCCAATGACTCCACATGCGCATGCAATGACTGTGGATATATGAAGCTGAATACTCTTGAAAAGCTGTACAACTGTTTGCGGTATGAACAGCCTGAAGTGAATGTAGATGCCGATACGGCTGCACGTGGCCGCAAGCCTATAGAGAGAATGCTTGAAATAAGCGCTAAGCTCGGACTTTGA